GGCATCCTGCTCCCGACGGACGGGACGGTGTGGATATCCGGCATGGACACCGCCGATGACGCCCATATCTGGGATATCAGAAAGACGGCGGGGATGGTTTTTCAGAACCCGGACAACCAGATCATCGGGAATATTGTGGAGGAGGATGTCGGGTTTGGGCCAGAGAACTTAGGTGTTCCCACGGACGAGATCTGGAGGCGGGTAGATGAGAGCCTGGAGGCAGTCGGCATGGCTGCGTTCCGCATGAAGTCGCCCAACAAGCTTTCGGGAGGACAGAAGCAGCGGGTAGCGATCGCCGGCGTCATGGCAATGAAGCCCCAGTGTATCATCCTGGACGAGCCGACCGCCATGCTGGACCCAAACGGGCGGAAAGAGGTGATCTCCACGCTCCATGAGCTGAACCGGAAGGAAGGCATCACGGTGCTTCTCATTACCCATTATATGGAGGAGGTCATCGACGCGGACCGGGTCATCGTCATGGACGACGGGCGGCTGGTCATGGACGGGACGCCGCGTGAGATATTTTCCAGAGTTGGCGAGCTTAAGTCCTACCGCCTAGATGTACCGCAGGTGACGGAGCTGGCTTACGAGCTGAAACAGGATGGTGTGGAGCTGCCGGATGGGATACTGACCATGGAGGAGCTGATGGAGCACCTGCTCCCCATGCTCAAGGAGCGGTATCCGGATGAGGTATGGCTGGAGGAAGAAGCGTAATGTCAATTAAGGCAGAACATGTGAACTATATATATGGAGAAGGCACGGCCTTTGAGCAGTATGCGCTGCGGGATTTAAGCTTTGAGATCGAGGATGGACAGTTCATCGGGCTGATCGGTCACACGGGTTCCGGTAAATCCACCCTGATCCAGCATTTGAACGGGCTTTTGCGGGCGACCAGCGGAACCATCTATTATAATGGAGAGAATATCTATCAGAATGGCTACGACATGAAGGCGCTGCGCAGCAAGGTAGGACTGGTGTTCCAGTACCCGGAGCATCAGCTTTTTGAGGTAGATGTGTTTTCCGACGTTTGTTTTGGACCGAAGAACCAGAAGCTGCCGAAGGATGAGATTGAGGCCAGGGCAAGGGAAGCCCTCAGGCAGGTAGGGCTGGATGAGAAATTCTGGGACCAGTCGCCCTTTGAGCTTTCCGGAGGACAGAAGCGCCGCGTGGCGATTGCCGGGGTGCTGGCGATGCAGCCGGAGGTGCTGATCCTGGATGAGCCGACCGCCGGACTGGACCCGAAGGGCAGGGATGAGATCCTGGATGAGATTGAGACGCTGCACCGGGAGAAGAAGATGACGATCATCCTGGTATCCCACAGCATGGAGGATATTGCGCAGTATGCAGACCGGATCATGGTGATGAACCAGGGAGAAAAGATCTTCGACGCTCCTCCGCGGGAAGTATTCAAGCATTACCGGGAACTGGAGAAGATTGGTCTGGCAGCTCCGCAGATTACCTACATTGTGCATCACTTAAAGGAGCACGGGGTTCCGATCGACAATGATATCACAACCGTTGCGGAGGCGAAGGATGCGATCCTGAAGCTTTTAAAGGATTGACCTGTGGCAGCATATCATATAGAAAGAAGAACAAAAAATGATACGAGATATTACATTAGGACAATATTACCCGGTGGATTCGCTGCTGCACCGGATGGACCCGCGGACCAAGCTGTTCGGTACGCTGGTGTTTATCATTTCTTTATTTATAGCAAACAGCATTCCGGCATATATTGCGGCGGTTGTATTCCTGGCTGGAGCGATCCGGCTGTCGAAGGTGCCGTTTAAGTTCATTGTGCGTGGCTTGAAAGCCATTGTGTTCCTGCTGCTGATCAGCGTCAGCTTCAATCTGTTTCTGACGCCGGGGACGGTCCTGTTCCAGATCGGATTTTTGAAGCTGACGTTGGAAGGGCTGAAAACAGCGGGATTTATGGGGCTGCGCCTGGTATTTTTGGTGATCGGTTCCTCCATCATGACGCTGACCACGACCCCCAACGAGCTGACGGACGGTCTGGAAAAGAGCCTTGGGTTTTTAAATAAGATCGGAGTGCCGGTGCACGAAGTATCCATGATGATGTCCATTGCGCTGCGCTTTATCCCTATCCTGGTTGAGGAGACTGACAAGATCATGAAGGCGCAGATGGCGCGTGGC
This portion of the Clostridium sp. AN503 genome encodes:
- a CDS encoding energy-coupling factor transporter ATPase, with amino-acid sequence MGIIRASKLIYDYIRRDEEDHVEEVNRAIDELTLDIKTGDFVAILGHNGSGKSTFAKQINGILLPTDGTVWISGMDTADDAHIWDIRKTAGMVFQNPDNQIIGNIVEEDVGFGPENLGVPTDEIWRRVDESLEAVGMAAFRMKSPNKLSGGQKQRVAIAGVMAMKPQCIILDEPTAMLDPNGRKEVISTLHELNRKEGITVLLITHYMEEVIDADRVIVMDDGRLVMDGTPREIFSRVGELKSYRLDVPQVTELAYELKQDGVELPDGILTMEELMEHLLPMLKERYPDEVWLEEEA
- a CDS encoding energy-coupling factor transporter ATPase, giving the protein MSIKAEHVNYIYGEGTAFEQYALRDLSFEIEDGQFIGLIGHTGSGKSTLIQHLNGLLRATSGTIYYNGENIYQNGYDMKALRSKVGLVFQYPEHQLFEVDVFSDVCFGPKNQKLPKDEIEARAREALRQVGLDEKFWDQSPFELSGGQKRRVAIAGVLAMQPEVLILDEPTAGLDPKGRDEILDEIETLHREKKMTIILVSHSMEDIAQYADRIMVMNQGEKIFDAPPREVFKHYRELEKIGLAAPQITYIVHHLKEHGVPIDNDITTVAEAKDAILKLLKD
- a CDS encoding energy-coupling factor transporter transmembrane component T produces the protein MIRDITLGQYYPVDSLLHRMDPRTKLFGTLVFIISLFIANSIPAYIAAVVFLAGAIRLSKVPFKFIVRGLKAIVFLLLISVSFNLFLTPGTVLFQIGFLKLTLEGLKTAGFMGLRLVFLVIGSSIMTLTTTPNELTDGLEKSLGFLNKIGVPVHEVSMMMSIALRFIPILVEETDKIMKAQMARGADFESGNLIQKAKAMVPLLVPLFISAFRRATDLAMAMEARCYHGGEGRTKMKPLHYARRDKIAYVVYLVYFVIVFLLRGSL